The Mangrovibacillus cuniculi sequence CTAATTTCGAAAGCGAAACTATCACAAGATACTATAGCTTAGTAGAATTATTAAAGAAAGCTGACACAAAATTTGTAGAACTTGAAATTCAAATTAATTTAGATAGTCAGCCGTCAATTTATCTAAAAGATATACCACAAATAGCGTCTAAGTCCATTCTAAAGCGAAAAATGATTACTAACAATCACACTATTTTAGATCATTTATTAAACGAAGAAATGAAAGAGTTATTTACCGAGTTAGAAAAAGATCGGTTTATTTTTAAAGGAAACTCATTTATACCGGAACTAGGCGTTGGCTGCGATGAAGTATCAGTGAACGGTGAATGTGATGAGCTAACATTTTATGTGGAATACGTCCCGACGGTTACTTCAGATAATCCTGTTATAGCCGAAGATGCTTTATTTATTAGAGATGCTCTTATAAAAGAGATTCCTGAAGACACACGATTTAATTTAGCTGGTAGAGGTGTGCCGTTTAATGGGTATTATTTAGAGGATCTCCGTTCTTTATCAGATGAAGAAATCAAGAATCAGGTCCAACAAGCGTTATCTGAGTAAATTTTAATCAATTTATAAAACCAGCCATAAGACGGCTGGTTTTTTGTTAAGTATTTATTTTTTCATCCTTTAGTGCTTTTGAATGTTAACCAAACTGCAGTTACGAAAGGGATAGCAAGGAAGATGATCCCACCCATAAATAATAGAGCAAGAATTTCCAACCCTTCTTCGATAGGGAAATAGTATCTATACATAAACATAAATAGTAGAAAAGGTATTGTAGCTAGTGCACTTACCTTTAAAAAATCGAATCCATCTTTTCCTGGTTTCACAAAATAAAAACCTATCATAAGCGCTAAAATGATGATGATCTTTTGCTTCTCATAGTACCCATATAAAGTAATAAAGAAATCAAAAATTAATGTAATAAAAATCAATAGATAGTTCACTATATTAGCCATAAGAATAATGGAATATGCTACAGTATGGGCCATTATTAAACGTTTTAGTTTCTCAATGAAAAAGAAAAAGACAGCCCCAACAACCATTGCATAGCCTAGGAACAGGTTTAGGCTATATGTTGAAGTGGGTAAAAAGCTCCAATGTTCCTTACCCAACCATTCCTTTTCTAGAAAATAACCTGAGGCATCCTGAATCAAAAGTAGAAACTTAACAAAAAGGCTACTATTATGATAACTTTACTAATGTGTTTCATGTTACAACCCTTTCTAAGAAGATTCATGACTATTTCACCAATAAAACCCAAATGCTTTCTTTAGGAATTATTATCCATATACTTAGATTCAAATGGACTCTTTTTATAAAAACTACTCATTTATATCAGTACCTGCTTATTCTTCTCTGTTCTTCCCACCTAAAGCACCAGTTGCCGTGAAAAGAGTTAAAATACCAAACCCATAAAAAACGAGACCTCCGTAAATCAGCTCTTCTGAATAAGAAAGCCTTTTAAATGCCCAACCATTTGAATATCCTCTATCAACTCCAGTCGCAGCTGTATAAGTAACAATAAATAATAAAATAAGTATAAATGTCCATTTTGTTTTAAGAGGAAATTTAAAAACTTTATATGGTATCTCTCTAAATAAATATAGAAAAACCCATATCAATAGGGTAAAAATAGTTAGTCCTATTGTGGCAGGAGTACTATCCATCACACGTATTAAAGGTACACAAAGTTGTCCACCAATTAAGCTAAACAACAGGTATGCAAAACGACTTTTATGTTTAATCTGGCTCAGATTTTGTTTATACCAGTAAAAACTGATAACTAAAACCACAGCCATAGCTAGTATGTTACCCAGAAAGACCGAAAATGACCAATCTGGGAATAATGAGGAAAAGCTACCGATCAGAAAACCCGATAATAATATTACCCCTCCGTAAGAATCCCAAAAAGATGTTTTATTTTCGATCATATTCTTCCTACTTTGCTTTCCCACGTTATCACCGCCTTGTAAAATGTGTCATTTTCTTTTACTATTTAGAAGCTTAATAAGCATTATTGTTTGTTTTGTTCGTAATAGGCGTCTAGTTCTTTCTTAGCTTCTGCGTAGTTTTTGTCTTTTAGTTCGTCTAGCATTTCTTTAAAACCATCAATTTCTGAATGAATCCATTCATGATAATCTCTATTTTTTTTGTCCAAGTACTCATAAGCCTCGTCACTAATTGTATTAGTTCCAGAGAAAGCATAAAGTATATTAGAAATGTGCATTCCTTGGAATGTTGCATTATAACTTTCTCTAGATATATAAACAAAAATATCTATATTATTTTGCGTATTTTTATATTCAATCTTGCTTTCATTAGACTCTTTCCAATCTTCCCAGGCATCTGCAATATCATTTATTTTTTGAAGTTCTTTACTTAACTCACTTTCATCTACCACACGTTGATAAATCCCTTCTGTCGCCTCAGCAATAGATTTAAGTTGTGTTTCCCCTTCACTGTCAACATCAAATCCTATGATGTTTACTATCGGAGAGATGGAAGAATTGTATAACTCCTTGGCTGCTTTTACAGGATCACCATCGCATGTCTCTATTCCATCACTAACTAAATAGATGATATTTGTATTTGTTTCAGGATCATATTGACTCAAGTCTTTTTGTGCTTCTTTCAGTGCTAATTCGATAGGGGTCCATCCAGCCGGTTTTACAGTATCCAATGCTTGTTGAAATGATGATTGCTCATAATTAGAAATGGAGTATACTAACTCACTGCTAGAACAAGATAATTCTTTCTTCGCCTCTGACCCATCACCATTTTGACCGTAGACTCGTAATCCAATATTTGCATCTTCCGGAAGCGTTTCAACAAATGTTTCAATCGAATCTTTGGCGCTATCCATCATTGCTTTTCCATCAATTTGATTTGCCATACTCCCACTCGCGTCCAATAAAATAACAACGTTTAAATTGTCTTTAAATTGATAACGTTGATCTTCAATCTCTGGAGAACCAAACGATTGAAAAGTTAATTGCTTAATAGCTTCTTCTGGTCCCTTAAACTCTTTCTGAACTAATCGCAATAACTCTCTATAGAATTGATCCATTTGTTCCGTTGTAGGTTTTTCTGGCAAGTCCGGTAAAGCACTAAAATCTTGGACTGTTCTCTCTTTTTGACCAGAAAGTGTTTCGTAATCGTTTAACTTCCCTGTTGGTTGATTAGCTAATTCCTCATACGTGCTTGGTAGAGGATCAACTTTTAAACTCATTTGCTGATTTTCTTCTTTATCTGTCTTATTGTTATTTTCCGTCTTTATTTCTGGTTGCTCAGAAGGTGATTCTTGCATTTCCGCTTCCTCACCTTTATTACTGCAACCTGTTACCACGAGCAAGAACATTATTAGAAATACATACTTTTTCATCGTTACACCTTCCTAATTTATCTAAATTCTGTAAAAGGCTTCAAATACTCTATCATGCTACAACTAGGCGAAAATATCGTCAAACAGACTCTTTTTGACAGACGTATTTTTCACCATACTAAAGCACTATCTTCTTTTGTAGCTAGTAACTATTCCATGGGTACTTGAGCTTAATAAAAGAATAGTAGACAGAGAGATATATGCTATTCCACAATAAATTGGCATTAGTATATTTTTTTCGTTAATTTTCTCTAGGTACTAATCCTTATTTTTTATATAAGCTCTGAATTTTTTCGATAAAAAAACCCTTGGTCGAATACCCCAAGAGTTTTTCCTTTTATCCGTTTCTTTCTAATACATTGACAAGTAGATGATGAACTAGCTCATGATCTCGCTGGTCATAAAGCTTGTAGTCCTCACCAGGAAGGGTATACCACTCTGCCGCTCCCACATATGTAATCGCAAGTGACAGCATCCCGTCCTCTCCACAAGAAGTTCGTAACTCTAATTCTCCACTTATTACTCCTACTTCCTTCGTCATGACACCATGACTCGCGGTAAAAATAGACGTTTTGTCAGCCACAAGACTACCTCCTTAATAAATACAAGAATTCAACATTGTTTGAAGAGATGATTTCTCCGAAGATTGCACACTTAATCCCCAATCGTATTTTGTATCAATCCACCACTTAGCATACGCGCAATGTGCGCCAGTACGAGTCGGTTTCCATGTTGACGGATCTTGGTCCCCTTTTGAACGGTTGGAACTAGCCGTTACAGCAATCAATTGCGGGCCAGTTAAGTCATTTGCAAAAGCTTTACGAGTTTCTGAACTCCAGCTGCTTGCTCCTGATCTCCAAGCTTCTGCTAGGGGTACAACGTGGTCGATGTCCAGGTCAGATGGAGAATACACTGTGACACCGTCGTAGTAGCTGTACCATTTTCCTGAAGATACTGGGCATGTACCAGAATAGTAGTCAGCATCACGTTGCAAGACGATTTGTCTAGTGTCACATCCATTTCCTTGACTAGACCAATGAGAGAATAAATTACGCGAATAGCCAGTCATGGATGATTCTGATTTAACCACTAATGCATTTAATTGAGCTTGAGCAGTAGACTTAGACGGTGTACCTGGTGGTAGCGCTGATGCAGATGGAACCTGAAACTGTAAAACACCAAATGCCAAAACGAAAACAAAAACAAACAACACAGACTTCTTAAACATAGAAAAA is a genomic window containing:
- a CDS encoding vWA domain-containing protein, which translates into the protein MKKYVFLIMFLLVVTGCSNKGEEAEMQESPSEQPEIKTENNNKTDKEENQQMSLKVDPLPSTYEELANQPTGKLNDYETLSGQKERTVQDFSALPDLPEKPTTEQMDQFYRELLRLVQKEFKGPEEAIKQLTFQSFGSPEIEDQRYQFKDNLNVVILLDASGSMANQIDGKAMMDSAKDSIETFVETLPEDANIGLRVYGQNGDGSEAKKELSCSSSELVYSISNYEQSSFQQALDTVKPAGWTPIELALKEAQKDLSQYDPETNTNIIYLVSDGIETCDGDPVKAAKELYNSSISPIVNIIGFDVDSEGETQLKSIAEATEGIYQRVVDESELSKELQKINDIADAWEDWKESNESKIEYKNTQNNIDIFVYISRESYNATFQGMHISNILYAFSGTNTISDEAYEYLDKKNRDYHEWIHSEIDGFKEMLDELKDKNYAEAKKELDAYYEQNKQ
- a CDS encoding HNH endonuclease family protein, whose translation is MFKKSVLFVFVFVLAFGVLQFQVPSASALPPGTPSKSTAQAQLNALVVKSESSMTGYSRNLFSHWSSQGNGCDTRQIVLQRDADYYSGTCPVSSGKWYSYYDGVTVYSPSDLDIDHVVPLAEAWRSGASSWSSETRKAFANDLTGPQLIAVTASSNRSKGDQDPSTWKPTRTGAHCAYAKWWIDTKYDWGLSVQSSEKSSLQTMLNSCIY